The following DNA comes from Anopheles arabiensis isolate DONGOLA chromosome 3, AaraD3, whole genome shotgun sequence.
TCGCCTTTTCGTAGTGCTTCCCGGTTTCTCACAGACCCTTTTCATGCACCCGCAAGGGACTACCCTGGACACTTTACAATGCGAATAAGAAAACACTTAAGAGATATGGTTGTTTATTTACTCATTCATTGCAATCTATCTGCCAGTTACGAGACAGTTTCGGTACTTTTCGGTCGTTGCTTCCACCAAATGCTCCACATCCGCTCGAACGGCTCGCGTACAAACGTCGTACCGTTCGCGCAAGGCAACCATCTCCTCCGCCAGAAAGGTATCGAACGCGTTCATTCGGGCTTGATTCTGCATGGCAATGCCTTCCAGCTGTCCTACGTACTATAGGGACGATAAAATCATCGAATTAGACAACGTTTTTTGGCTGTACAAGCTCCTACAACGACTTAACCCACCTCCGCCGTACAGTTGGCCGAACTCTGCGTGCAGACCGACTGTGCCTGATTGCCGTACACCGCTCCATTGCGCCACTGCTCAAGGAAAGCGGTATTGGCGGACGAGAAGTAGCCGATCGTGCGTGCGTCCATCTGGTAGCAGACGGAGAGCCGTGTCGGTGCGTACGATCCCTGCCGGAAGTCACCAATGTAGCGCTGAAGGCACCGTTCGGCATTGCTACTGTCACTAGCCGTTGCCTCATCGATAAGGGCAGCGGTGCCGACAAACAGTCCCTTCCCAATCGCATCGCCTGCGGACGTAACcaattccgtgtactggatgGCCAGTTCGTGCAGCATCTCTCGGGTGCGCTGATTGTGCGCCAAGCCTTGCGCTTCCAGCTGCTCCAGGAAGCTGCGCACCTTCGCCCCGGACGTCTCATCGTTAAGCCGCCCGAGCAGGGCGGTGTAACCGTCACGCACCTGACGCACTGTTCCATTGCACTGCTGCTCCATCTGGTGGGCGGTATCGGCGAACGTTCGGTTCGCGATCGTCACGCTACTCGCCAGATCCTGCTGCGCGTTCTGGACGCTGGTGTTGGTGGACGCTTCGTAcccgatgatggtggtgcgaTCCTTGGCAACGGCACCGTACGCCGCCGCAATATCGGCCAGAGCGGAATTGATCTGCTGTACCGGAGCGGTCACCGACTTTACGATGGTTGGCGTGATGAGCGACGATACGTTGCCGGCACCGTACGGAGATTCGGACGACCGGGCCATTTGAACCGTTTCGGCAAACGTTGGCCAGCTGGCAGCCAGTGTTTCCAGCTCCAGCGCAATCGTGCTCACGTTGGCGACGAACGCACTGAACACGTTCGGGCGTACGACTCCCTCCAGCGACCGGAGCTTGTTGGCCGCTTGCTCCAGCGCCAAAATCGTTGGCTGCACAGTGGCCTGCAGCTCGTCGGTCAACGTCCGGAACGCATCGCTACCGTTCGCTCCAAAGCTCGCTGCCACGTGGCCCAACACTTTGTTCAGTGGGCTGGTGAGGTTCGTCGCCACCTCGTACAATACCGTCGTGGCGCCGCTACGGTCAAGGTTCGCTTCGTACTTGAGCAGACTGGCGTTTGCCTTTACGACGGCCACTAACCCCGATCCCATACCGCCCCGGAAGCTCGGCTCAAATCCGGGCACACTGTAAGAAAGTCCAAAGTCGCCAGCCCCTTGGCACTGTGCTCTaaacagcacaacacaaacagCTACCAACAACCAAGCAGTCGAGCGTGCCATTTTTCTCCCGATCTCTGTCA
Coding sequences within:
- the LOC120904892 gene encoding uncharacterized protein LOC120904892, which codes for MLVFFWRTSSDGLARSLARGRSISVVRFSVRDRRSVTEIGRKMARSTAWLLVAVCVVLFRAQCQGAGDFGLSYSVPGFEPSFRGGMGSGLVAVVKANASLLKYEANLDRSGATTVLYEVATNLTSPLNKVLGHVAASFGANGSDAFRTLTDELQATVQPTILALEQAANKLRSLEGVVRPNVFSAFVANVSTIALELETLAASWPTFAETVQMARSSESPYGAGNVSSLITPTIVKSVTAPVQQINSALADIAAAYGAVAKDRTTIIGYEASTNTSVQNAQQDLASSVTIANRTFADTAHQMEQQCNGTVRQVRDGYTALLGRLNDETSGAKVRSFLEQLEAQGLAHNQRTREMLHELAIQYTELVTSAGDAIGKGLFVGTAALIDEATASDSSNAERCLQRYIGDFRQGSYAPTRLSVCYQMDARTIGYFSSANTAFLEQWRNGAVYGNQAQSVCTQSSANCTAEYVGQLEGIAMQNQARMNAFDTFLAEEMVALRERYDVCTRAVRADVEHLVEATTEKYRNCLVTGR